The sequence ATAAAGGATTTGTTCACATTGGTTGTTATACTTCTATTAGAGAAAAAATATCCACTGCTCAAATATGAGCtctttaatttaaaattttgaaaAAGAGATGAATTTaaagtattataaaaaaacttattcatcatttttaaattatttgaaaaaaagaaaattataaacagtgtgtaacatataaatattttcaaatatttatcgcatatatatatatattaatttttttttttttttttttcttggtaatttgagatatatttttaaattaaaagattATACTCTTTTCTTTGAAATTTGttcaataatatacatatatatatatatatatatacatatatttttttatattattattttttttttcttcgtaTTCTATATGAGGGtgtaaatttataataattattataaatttatttatttttaatgttacaagaataatatattttataaaaaaaaaaaaaaaaaaaaaaaaaaaatatgagttaatataattatatatcttttggaaaatacattttttattttttatgaggTATTTAAaactatttaattttttttttttaaatataaaatgaaaataataaaatataaggttttacattataatatattatatggataccataatatatatatttaataaagatatattcttcttcttAAGCACAccatatcaaaaaaaaatgtacacGTATATacaatacatacatatgtatgcatattatatataatatatatgtatatttttttattcttaaatattgccatatatatatatatataatatatatattatttatatataatttttttaattttgttaattatatacttttaagtattttatataatacatattatatattttttaataatattaatgaaaaaaaatatattatataaaaatattatatatataattatccatCCTTACAtacatgtattatatataatatattattatttatattataattattatatatattatatatatatatatatatatatatgtatatatatttttaaatgcctcatgtatttttttttttttttttttttttaatacagttcatttaaaatatttaaaaaaaaaaaaaaaaaattatattataaataaaaactaaatattatataacaaaaattatatatttttttcctttttcatttaaaaaaaaaaaaaaattaaaagaattttatttttattatttttcattaatatattttatatttttaactaTAATCTTACCATTTTCTTtctgttaataaaaaaaaaaaaaagaacatatttttatgatatatataaatataataatattatatgctaagaataaaaataataaaaatataaaaaatattaaattttcattatttttatacattatatatttttataaatatttttcttattataataatatatagtaaaatatttataaaatatataatataatatatatacctaaataaaatatatttcattttaaaatatgatttttttttatcgttatctttaaagatatatatatatatatagtttatgttaaaaataaaattgcttatttttttcacctaaaataaaatatataatatattattgcatttgatataattttaaatttgaaaaggaaaaaaaataatagtaaaactaaaatcaaattaataaataaaaaaagaaaacaacaaaaaagaagatatacatacataatacattatatatatatattatatatatatgaaactactttttatccttattacaaagtttataatttttttctatataaaaaaaaaattgattatTTTCTCATCACCTATATGTATTAGTAAAATGTGGACTGTTgattaacattttttatatatttaaataagtatacatattttatataaacacccccaccaaaaaaaaaaaaaaaaaaaaaaaaaaaaaaaaatacacatatataaacacatacatatataaatatatatatatatatatatatatatatatatatatatatatattttattatcgtATTAGTTTCCTTCCTTGAAACAAAATAGAAAAAGGATTCATAACTACTACACAAGTGCTTATATCTATTAAAATATTGAAcctgcatatatatatatagagagaacaatacatatataaatatatatttatatatatatagaacaatacagatataaatatatatttatatatatatagaacaatacagatataaatatatatttatatttatatatatatattttcttttttttttttttttttttttgcttttattttaatttttttgagaaaggaaaaaaaaagaaaaaatgcaGAACCTTTTAAATACCAGCAAATTATGTGAAGTGCTCGAGGGTTCCATCAGCGCTTCAAAGGAGAAAAGAATTGAATGTGAAGAATACTTAAAACAAATAACTAAGGTTGATGGTTATATGAATGTTATATTAAACATAGTGAAGAGTATTAATGTTGTTGATGACAATATTAGGATATCAGcttccatatttttaaagaataGTATTAGAAACAATTATGATGTAttgaaaaaagaagaagtaTGTACTTTaacaaaagatatatatgaaagcttattatatttagaaaTGAAAGataaacaattatatattcaattatttgaaataatgaaaattttaatacataataatttcCCAGATAATTTTTCGCtattagaaaatattttagaaGATATGAATCAAAGAAAAGATTTCCGTAGACTATATGTAAGtttatattgtttaaaattaatatttaagaaattaaaaataaaaaagaaagagaataatgaattatatatagatatattgaataaatatttttatccatTGATTAATTGTTTATATGATTTAAGTATGTtagatttaaataataatgatgttaGTGAAATTTTAAGTTtaatttgtaaaatatacTATTATGTGAATGATagttatttaataaaagaagTTATCATATTAGAATATATGGATAATTATTTCAGCttatttgattttatattaaagaatGAAATTATAGTTACAAATTATATTGAAGATgagaattatttaaaaaaattaccaCAATTTAAATGTAAAAGAATAGTATTAGATATTATAACTCGTTTATTTTCCAGATATGTAAATacgaattataataaatttaataatgatattacaaaaaaattttgtGATGTATTCTTGAACAAATGGTTATGTCCATTCTTTGAAGACTTCATAATtaatttacaaaattatgacaaaaataaaaaaactttAACAGACGaatgtttaatatatatattacaaggATTATCATATGGTGTTGAAAAtgcattaatatataaaaattatataaaaaataattttgatttTCTAGTTCGAAGTATAATTTTTCcattattatgttataataatgaagatattgaaaaattattatatgatgaatatgattatactatgaatatatttaatacttATGTAGTCGAAGATAAAAAGGTAAGTGCCAGCTCTTTTATAAAAGATTTAACAAGATATAGAGGTGTTAAACATATATCAGAATTATTTGCTTTATgcgaaaatattataagtacatataatgaaaattatacCAAAATTTATAGTACTAGTCATAATGTTACTAATGAAAATGATCAATTCACCCAATTagaagaattattaaataatgaatattgtAAGTATAAATATGGtgctttaaaaatattagaatgtttatataatcgTCTATGTgataagaaaagaaatatgaacattgaacaatttttaaaaacttaTGTAGAAAATGATTTAAATAGTCcgaattatttattatgctATCAATCAATTGTAACTTATTcttgttttattaaaaaagtaCAATCCTTCTCAGATATAAATGGTTTATTAAGAAACTATGAAATCATTCTTAATCATATGGGTAGTTCAAGTTTATTAATTAGAGTAGCTAGTGCATCATATATTAAGAAATTCTTTAAGAtcaaaaatgaatatttaaaaaatgcaATCATAAAAACCATTCCTTTACTTATTGAACGTTTattaaatgtaataaaagaaattaaatgtGAATATATTGTTATGACCTTAGATAATTTagcatatacatataaagatTATATAACACCATATGTAAATGATGTTGTAGTTGCATTATGTACAAGTTTTGTATtccttataaataaaaaagatgttGAAGCAAATATTAAGAATTCATTAGaatataatttaagaaataatagccatactaataataatagtaattataatagtaatagtaataataatagtcatCATAtgcatcatcatcatcatcaccattttcataataataatgatataacaaTGAATAGTATGAGtgataattcttttattaaacaaaaatatagtaCCCttatgaatgaaaaaaaagaaaaaaaaaatgaaaatgaagaattagATTTAAATTCTGTtattttatctatattaaCAGCAATCTTAAGTTTATTAGATTCAgtagatgaagaaaataaagtacaaatttataaaaataccatatcttatttatatgtagTTGTTGATGAAACCTTTAAATCACCTTCTATTGATTATTTAGAAGAAGCATTATCCttattaacaaatataacatattatttagaTATAGATGAACAAGTATATAAACGTTTTGAAAagttatatgatatattttattttaatacagATGATAATTTGAAAATGCAAGAATTGAATATGATACGAACAAATCcacaaattattttaaacaaTGAAATCTTGATTAGTGATAAAAACAGTGAtgcatatttttatgatttcatttttgatttatcattttctatAGGTGtatttgataatataatatctaaAGCAACAGAAAGTTTTGTTCAAATGTATAGTCATGAATATGgaatgaaatatattcatatggtGTATAGGTTAGGTATGTTTGCTTTACATTCCAAAATTGTTAAAAGTGCATGCAAACTATTCTTTATACTATTTGAAGCTACTGTAA is a genomic window of Plasmodium falciparum 3D7 genome assembly, chromosome: 7 containing:
- a CDS encoding importin-7, putative, which encodes MQNLLNTSKLCEVLEGSISASKEKRIECEEYLKQITKVDGYMNVILNIVKSINVVDDNIRISASIFLKNSIRNNYDVLKKEEVCTLTKDIYESLLYLEMKDKQLYIQLFEIMKILIHNNFPDNFSLLENILEDMNQRKDFRRLYVSLYCLKLIFKKLKIKKKENNELYIDILNKYFYPLINCLYDLSMLDLNNNDVSEILSLICKIYYYVNDSYLIKEVIILEYMDNYFSLFDFILKNEIIVTNYIEDENYLKKLPQFKCKRIVLDIITRLFSRYVNTNYNKFNNDITKKFCDVFLNKWLCPFFEDFIINLQNYDKNKKTLTDECLIYILQGLSYGVENALIYKNYIKNNFDFLVRSIIFPLLCYNNEDIEKLLYDEYDYTMNIFNTYVVEDKKVSASSFIKDLTRYRGVKHISELFALCENIISTYNENYTKIYSTSHNVTNENDQFTQLEELLNNEYCKYKYGALKILECLYNRLCDKKRNMNIEQFLKTYVENDLNSPNYLLCYQSIVTYSCFIKKVQSFSDINGLLRNYEIILNHMGSSSLLIRVASASYIKKFFKIKNEYLKNAIIKTIPLLIERLLNVIKEIKCEYIVMTLDNLAYTYKDYITPYVNDVVVALCTSFVFLINKKDVEANIKNSLEYNLRNNSHTNNNSNYNSNSNNNSHHMHHHHHHHFHNNNDITMNSMSDNSFIKQKYSTLMNEKKEKKNENEELDLNSVILSILTAILSLLDSVDEENKVQIYKNTISYLYVVVDETFKSPSIDYLEEALSLLTNITYYLDIDEQVYKRFEKLYDIFYFNTDDNLKMQELNMIRTNPQIILNNEILISDKNSDAYFYDFIFDLSFSIGVFDNIISKATESFVQMYSHEYGMKYIHMVYRLGMFALHSKIVKSACKLFFILFEATVKIRGVDELIIPVLNAFSMKLFKHDEAQALMNQKKKESLENNDGADSICSEYDEDILSKTSLEYIRKLFYSIIIYNVDQFFLFFNNINKTNVILMFLSNLNDIKINNTRKLYILAMSNILENMHNANISIHINEINTFMLNLVNIANLYYENKNVKEMSEKSFDSDTSSIDDNSEVDIDENEDATNEKAYKLIKTIEALEKKNDLKIKLKDNVTLDNIVTAQTQNFNKEIKKHNNNHDDADYDDDEDDDDDDDDAYYDYDDCSDYSNDEYRKGFFDDINAFKILYDTTTNFYNKYQNTYNNEILGKMKYLVDADHNNELQQKTQDK